From the Ammospiza caudacuta isolate bAmmCau1 chromosome 1, bAmmCau1.pri, whole genome shotgun sequence genome, the window AAGTCTGCAAAAAAGCAATTCCTTATTCAGGAGCACTTAAGGCTTTTATACAGTTTCACAGGATTGGGGGGGTTTGGGTCTTTGTATCAAGACTATGCTCTGACCTCTCTTTTCTTCTGCATTCAAAACCTAATGTCACCCTGGCCAGGATTATCCAGATCTGCTTTTCAGTATCAAGACCAATTAACTGGTGAGCAAGAAAGCTGTGGGGAAACAAGGCAAATCCAAAATAAGATGAGGCTTCAGTCTCTACTCCAGTCTCCACTTGTATTTATTCTGGTTTCCAGCAGGCTTCTTTTGGCAAAGAGAGATTTACTGCCTGAGCTTTGGCACAATGTTTCAGACAgggaggagagctgggacaggagaCCACAGTGTAAGAAAATGTACCTCACATTCAGTTTTCATTAAACAAAAGGATTTCTCCATTGCCTTTGAATGTCCTCTTTCGTGTCATGATGGCTTTGCAAGATGAAATGCCTTCTGTCCTATCAGTGTGTTGCTGCTGTTCACAAGAATCCTAGTGGCAACTAAATACATGTTTTAGTCTGTGTATGAATTAACATTTTAGTTTTAGTACATTCTACCCCATAATTACACTGAATTGGTTTTGGAGAGTCTGAAAGCCTACCTGCTCCCCAAATATAATGGTTTTGGCTTCAAATAAATGACAGGACAACAGTGACATTGAAATCATCCAGAGCAGAGAGTAGCCAGGATCAATTCTACATACTGGGAATTCAGCAGGTTTTGAAATTTTGCACTGGTATTTCATGATTTCGTATCCTTTATTTTCCTAGAAACGAAACCTTGGTCTTGGAGAAAACAGGTTGTAGGATCAAAAGATCTAGAAAACCAGCCTTGTTATTCTATGTCTGCATTTTTATCATCTTTAGGCTCTAATTCATCTGTGCTGTACATGTGAAAGTGCAAATTCAGAAGGAATAGTTCAGAGTTTGGCTTTTGGCTTTCAGATCTGCAGAATTTTCTTCATGCCCAGTGAGTTCATTTAAAACCTGCATGCAGCGCTGCCTGCTCTGTATTCTAGCATTCCTAATTTTCCCATTGTCCATGGTATGTTTGATCAATCCATGAGTGGAGCAACACTGTGTTAAGGAATGCACAGCCCAAACCAGAATATGTTTTTAGTtcaaaaaataaacccagagAATGTTATTTTCTTGCCTTTGGGGTAGGATACCACACACACTCTGTCTTACCAGAAAAGGAAGTATTGGGAAATTTTGTTTCCTAGAAGAGCTATTAGAAGcagcaataaaccccaaaccaatgcaaagagaaaagcCTGTTTTGTAACTTTGACACTCTATTATGctgctctttctccttcctATTTGgttcacagccagcacagccatgaGGGTGGGTAAAGTATCACCGAGACTGGTGGATGCAACCTCTGTCCTTCATCCAGAGCAGGAAAACCACTTGAGCTTCTTTACAAAACAGAAGTGACTCCAACACAAAGCACAAGCACGAGATCCcaccagagcagagccatgAGCAGAGCTATGGAATTTGATCAGGATGAGAGACAGGGTTTTCCTTTAGTGGTGTCTGTACACTGTGACAGTGGTTGGGTGTCACTGCCACCACATGTGAGCATTGTGCAGCTCTagaggggagcagagccagccctccCTGTGTCAGGAGGGATGCCAGGAGCAGTGCCCTGGTCCAGGAGCCGTGCTGCACCTACCAGCAGGTGCCTCCAGGTCAATCTccttcaggctgtgctgtggtgATGGTCACAGGGGTGAATTACATCAGTGTGAGCTGATCTGCAACCAGCAAAGACTTGAGAATGTctgaaattcccatttccacCACTGAGAAAGGCTGATTTGCTACTGTAGCATAAAAATCAGGCATATTAGTATTTCTCTTTTGAGTAGAGAGGGGCCTGACTCCTCTGCCACGGTGGGAGATGGAACCTTTcctgagcagccagcagtggATCATGGACACTCTGGCAGGCACCAggcagctgagccctgcctgcctccagCTAGCACTGACTGCTCCTTGATTTAACCACACCTGTGGGAGCAAAGGAAAGAGCTCAGCCAGTTGTTAGGATACTTATGGAATCCCACAGGACATTTCCACAAAATTGACAACTGTGCTAGTAAGTACTTTTTGTGTCTGCTCAAGGGACTGAAATGTCTAAGTTATTATCTGCAGCAGGGACTTCAGGCTTAATAGGCTCAGAGTGCTTGTGCAGGCCATACAATCAATGGGAAGGGGCATGTAGTGTCAGCCTGCAAGATTTGTTGTGAACAGGATTGCAGAATAATCATATTTGGAATGCCTCCATGTATTTTAAAGATGGTGAGCCCTTTCCTTTAACTGTGTGGGCTATTCAAATTCGTGCCTCCATCGGCTTCTGTAGCTTCATTGCCTATGCAACTGGTCTCTAGCATTTGCTTAGGGGAttcataaattttttttaaagcatcatttttttctgatgggTGAAAATACAAGCACCTGTATAATTTCATGAAATGTGATTTTATTGTCAAAAAAGTGCCACTGATGCATATGGTAATTGAAATGCAAGCAGTGCCAGTGGTATCAGTGCAGAGCCACTAAGTTAAGGCATTAAAATAAAGGATGAGGGAAAGTTTAGCCATGACCTTGTAAGTGAATGCTCTTCATCATGGGCAAGACTGCTTagcagccatggggacagggtggcCTCCCACCAGTTTCCTGCTTCCCTGAAGGGGTTGAATGGTGTCACATGTCCAGTTGTGACATGAACTTCCAGTGGCAATATGCTCACAGAATTCAGAGGagcagaacagcagctctggtggTGTCTCCTCTCCAGCCAAGTTTTCCTCTTCatggtggctgcaggctgctcctggaaCCCCCTGACTTGTGAGAGTGCTGGTTTTAGCAAAGCCTTTCTTTGCTACTCTGGGCCTTTTTCTACAGGCTCTGGAGAGAAACGGAGCCCTTTGCCTGCCAGATTTGATGACCAAATGGCTCTCCTGTTTCCCCTACTTCAGCAAAGCCTTGAGGAGTTTCCCAAAGAGCCTCTCCTCAACCTCTTCCTCTTTCACTTCCCTCCTCACAGAGATATTGGGATGGAGACAGAACTGTCAGTGATGGAGCCTGAGATGTGTCTAAATCTTGTCCTTAATATTCAAACTCCaagatttcttctctttcctcccccACAGCTAGGAGGTCTTTAACACAGGCCCAGCGAGATGTATGAGAAAGAAACCTGGTAAAAGGTTTAAATTAACTCTAGTGGTTGTGCCAACTCCTGCAGAACGGGAGTGCCAAGATGCAAACATGGCTGCTCACCAGCATTTGGCAAGGCGGTGACATCTTGTCACCGCTctcctggagcactggggcCCACACAGGTACAAGGACCAGCTGGCTGGGGCACGATGCAAAGCAGGGtgggaaagcagagggaagagTGCCAGACTTTTCCCAAACGAAGTCACAGCCCTGTTTCTTCAAAATCATCTACTCAAATGTGACATTACTCCTGATTGCCAACAGAATCGAGTCTCCACAGCCACTTACCACTTAACTGATGTGTCACATGGGTTCAAGCCTCCCTGTTGGGGTAGCCCAGTCTGTGCTAGTAATAAAGAGTGCACATAAACCCATAAACCCTCAGCAAAGGAGAGAGGGACTCACTTTCAGTGAAACTTGCTCCTGCCACAGAAAGCTGCAAGAGCGCTCTGGAGCTAAGTGCTGACTGTTGGGAAGGTGCCTAgagctggagggaaaaaaaccccaacataaaataaaaagtctGTTTTTACATTTAATCCCTCCTGGgtccagagcagcagagtttaatattttcattataaatAAGCTATAAAGCATCTACATAGTGGAATCCATTTTCCCAGGTGGGAACAACATACAGGCCCACTCTAGTCAACCTTCTCTTTGGAAGTATTGCCATGCCAGACAGGTCAGTGAAGTTCATGGGCCCTTTTGTCTCACTCCATGTTACTCATAGCCCAGTGCCACTCTGCTGTCTTCTctcacacacagggacagccagacCTTTGATTTCAGGGACTGCTGCAGGGCATCAGTTCTCCATCCAGATCATGCACATGCATTGTACTCATGTTCCTTTACCtgtctgtaatttttttccatggcCAAAGTCTCCCAAGCCCTTCCAGTGCCTCCCCTTCTTTACAAAATGCACGGGTCCTGTGCTACTCTGTAGCTGTTGGACACAAGCACCTGTCTGCAGCTTTTACACAGGGGAGAGAGAATTCACTGCAATTTCTACACCAGCTGGAGTTTGGTGGCACAGCTTTATGCTGAGGTGGGTGTTGAGTTTGGCATCAAGCTTGGTAATGGCAAGATGATGTTGCCCATCACCCCAGTATGGTATCTGCATATCAAAAGTACATTTGAATAAAGAGGTTCAAGAGACATTTTATTAGAACAGCcacagaaaagtaaaaagtCATGTTCCTCTTCAGACACAGTCCAAGGCTTCTATACAGCTGCCATCAAATGTGGTATTCCTTCTTCCTCTGTCCATTACTCTCCAGCAAAAACACAACTGCAGGTATGTTTCCACAGGAGAACATTTATCTTATGCCATTTCCAAACTCCAGGAAAAGCTAAGTTTCTGAGATTAGTTAtataagaaaaaggaaacttgAATTTTATGTGCTAGTGCAAATTTAAACCAAGCAAActgttatttgtattttatttgctCTATAAAAAGCCTAGGAATACAAAGAACTTTTAACTGAATATAAAACTCAACATTTTCTTTCCAGGTGTCCATAGAAATACCAGTAtagtagaaaataaatataaaacctGCAAAATACCTTAATTTGTTTTTGCTAAGAAGCTCTCTCGTTATGGaaagaaggggggaaagggTGAACTAGTTCCTCTTTATTTCAAGCTTGCTGCTTTAATTCCATGTTGCATAtgaaacaacaaacaaaattcTAAGGAATGTAAAAAGTTCCTGTGTCTACAAAAGCCTTAATAATACCACCCTGAGCTGAAGAACAATGGCACTGACATGAAAGGATTTTCATTTCTAAGAAATACCTTAAATCAGAGTTCAGGAATACATGTATTCCATGCTCTTCTGCAGGGCTGATTTAAACAAGACCTACTAACCTGAAATGTGCTTCCTCCTTGGGAGAccgagctgcagcagctcagggcagcccaggTGAGACAGGGTGGTACCTCAGGTCTGGGTGAAAGAGGAGGATCTGCATTAAACAGAATATTCCAGGTATAATGCTACATTTCATACACTGTTCCTGGCTCACAAGGATGGACTGCAGTTTCCAATAAATACAATTGGTACAAAATTTGGAAAATTCTCGACTTAAAAAATGGTAAACTCCATGTTTAATATCCACAGAGCATTAAGGTACAAACAAAATTGCTGCTTTCCATGTTCTTTATCACTGCATCTTTCTGAGACTTGTATCCTAAAGGTTCATTTTCCAAATGAACATAATTGGCAGAGAGAAATGGCATAATTTTGGCAGAGGATGGGGTCAGTGAACTCCCAGATTATGCACTGCCTATCCCTCctgcagcattccagggatATGCAGATGCTCAGCACCTCAGAAATCCAGGCTTGCTATACAGCTAAAACAAATGTGCAGAGCATGAATATTACAATTAccagagaattaaaaaaaaactgtctgcattcaaagtaaaaataaaactgggaaatttcaaaatttcctgAGGTGCTCTTTTTGATCAACTAGAACTTTGGCTTCATTTCAATTTAGGCATTTCTTTCATAGTACAATGCAAAATACAAACTACATTGTGAAGAatataaaagcttttttttccagttgggAATGCCAGAACATATCCATTGTTTTCTTCTCAAGCATGTTCTTTAGCAAGTATGATTTTACGAAGAAGTTAATCATCAGTGGAGTTGTATTCTCCAGTGGAAAGGGGGgctgtttggttttgatttttttctagtaGGAATTACATAGTCctaaaattttcagattttaaagtTCTCTAGTTCTACTTGAAATTTCCCattcttttttataaaaaaaattcaataatgCCCTTTATCATAATTCATAATGGAAGTGTCTACACATGGTAAACTATCTAACTTGGGTCCTCTCTAGGCTgaatgttttttttattttttttatgtatttgtGTACTTATGCaggttttgaaataaaatacatgttGGTAAGCACAAATGAACTGACATTCTATAAAATCATCAGCTCTGGGGAGATGTTGAAAAGGCAAAGTTTGCTGATGTGTCAGAGTAAAAGAACTGATGGCATGAAGAAGTCATCAGATGGAAGGTTTAaaatgagaagggaaaaagggaatttttcccaaagaaagAATAATGAAATTGAACTCATTGTGAACAGACACAGTAGAAACCAAGAGTGTAACTGAACCATACAAAGCTGGGATTCCAGACATATATTCTGCTTGAAAAAGCTGCTTCAGAAGTCAGGAAATTCAAAGGTGTCTCACAACAGAGTTTTTTAGGCATCTTCCTCAAAAAGATACTGAGCTAGATACTTCTTATTAATATGCATTTTTGTTAATAATCTCTTCAATCTAAACTATAAAACATGCTGTGCAACATGACTGAACAAACATCGCTGTGAGAAGTATTTCCCCCTTGTTTGAGTAATTTGAATTTGTAAGCTAATGTAAGTTTTTGTATTAAATAATGTACTGTGtgcaattttctttcttgtaaaGTACTTTGAAGCTTTCAAAGGGCACTCTAGGTTCATAAATAATGTGCTGTTCTTTGCCAGAACTGTAGGGTATTTCTTGTAAGTTCTGAATGTTCTTTGCCAGAATTGCAACATGCTACATGCCAAATCCTGCACACAAATGTTCTACATGTGGCAAATGCATATTGGTAAAGACCAGAGGCATGGCATTCCTGGATTTCTTAGAGAGactggggaagggaaagaagtgggaaggaatgatgaggagaggcagagaaaaAAGTCTGTgcatcattttaaaaaatgaaaaacaacagaaaaacaaccTCCACTCCCAAAATAACCTGTAACTTGCACTTAAGTACTTCCAAAAACTTTTTGTTGTACGCAGCACAAACTCACCCAGAGCTCACCAAAGTACCCAGAGCTGGGTCTTTACTTTTCCTTCAGTTATGGAAACCAGGCCTCTATTTCTTTAATAGCTGAAGATTCTTTAATGCCAGACATTTCTAAGCATCAGAACACCTGCAatccctgctcctctgagcACCCCCTAATGTAAATGGAGAGGCTGAGAGCCAGGAGAAGCAGCACAGTCAGGATCACCACTATTTAGCACACTGTGAAAATGAATCCTCTTCTTCAGGCAAAACTGTCATTTCTTATGCCCAAAGCTGCAGGGAATAAACCAAGGCCAATGTTTATAAAGTGTGAGCTCTGGCCTCTTTGCAACCTCTGCCACAGACAAGTAGGCTCCTACTTCTGCAGCTTGGAAGAGGAGAAGTGTAAAGCAGCAAGACCCAGAAATTCCAACAGGCATTTGGCCACATTGGTTAGACTGCTGAAGGACACCAGGTCTTGTTACTATTTTCTTGATTAAGCACAAATAAGTAATGTCAACAGTCCTCTATAGTTTGGATGGAATTGctgaagtaattaaaaaaattaccattCCCTGCCCTTCACTGAATTTCAAGAAAATGGTGACAACAATTATTAATCACCCAGCAACAACCAGGTAGTTGAAAAGTTATGAGAAGGTACTTGGACCTAATCAGGCATTAAGCACCAAGATTTGATAAATGTTTACAAAATAAACTGATGTTAAAACTGAACTCCACATTCTGCAACACTAAATGAACGTTTTACTATCTGGTTTCTTTTGAGGTGGCAAGAAACTACAGTAAAAcctttgctgctgccagaatTACACTGCTTAGAGAAAAACATCCTGTGTGTTACCATTTGCTGCCATGATTTACAGAGATATGGTCTGTAGTCTGTATCAGTTTCATGTGGAAGTTTTGAAGGTAAAAAGCCTTCTGCAGAGTTTGCAGATTTCTGCATTAGTGTCTGTGTTGTTGCAAAGAGAATCAAGTGGTGCTGTGTCACAAGCTTTTCAAGGAAGCTAGCACATTTCTTCAGGTTCATCTCCTGCAAGGTAAGACTCTCCCCTCCATTGCTTCTGTCTATCCAATAAAAAGCTGATAAACTGTCTAAAATCAAAACACAGAGCGAGGGGTGAGCACAGAACAGGTTTTCTAGAGAGTAGAGAGTGAGCAGTAACTGAGTGCTGCTACTGCAGCTGACAAGGAAGAGCCTTCCCAGGCACTGCTTTATCATTTCTtctgtcccctgtgccagcctgttCTCAAGAATGGTGACCAGGCGGAGCATATCGAAGTGGTAATCGGTGTCAACAAACATCACTTCCACTTCCAGTCCTCCCTGTGCCTTGCCAAGGATGCAGCGGGCCAGCAGGTGATAAAGCATTTCTGTTTTGCCTGTCCCTTCTGGGCCATGGAATTCAATAACATCTCCTGttcaaaagcaaagcagcaCGTTGTCAGGTAAGAGCATTTCTACACCAGAGTTGGTTCTCAGTGTTTTCTGAACCAATACTCACTATTCCACAAattggaaaatgcattttaatcGACATTAATAAAAGGGTTTAAGTCCTGGTCAGCATCCACCAACagatatttcagttttcaagaAAAGCCTCTAAAGTGAAGTTAATCAACTATGAACAAAGACTGAAAGCCTCTGCCAGCACCATCTAGGAGACTTCCACCAAGAAAAGGTTGGCAACTGGATTTCATCTATATCATTACAGGCAGATAGAggcagaagaggaagctgctACACAAAAGTGGCTAAGAAACCATCTACACTATGCACACACAATTAAGAAATAACAAAGCAgaggacaaaacaaaaaaaattacatattagATGTCATTACACATAGATATAAAATGCTTTATGTCACAAGATTCCTACAGGAATCTGTGTCTGGTGAAGAAATCACCAATAAGTTTATTTAGCACTTATATTCTCCTGTGGTGATAATGTGAAACTGCTTCTTTTGACAAGGGAGACTCAGGGATTCCTTCAACTCCAGGCAAGGCCTCTGTCTGAAGCAAAGGATCTCTGATCATAAAAGGATTCAGCCTAATTACCTCATCCATGTGGGTCATAAAATACATatcataaaaatttaaaatgtt encodes:
- the XRCC2 gene encoding DNA repair protein XRCC2; this encodes MGDASGGAESGTQLRARLEGRSSLKNLEPCLFAEEGSPVHGDVIEFHGPEGTGKTEMLYHLLARCILGKAQGGLEVEVMFVDTDYHFDMLRLVTILENRLAQGTEEMIKQCLGRLFLVSCSSSTQLLLTLYSLENLFCAHPSLCVLILDSLSAFYWIDRSNGGESLTLQEMNLKKCASFLEKLVTQHHLILFATTQTLMQKSANSAEGFLPSKLPHETDTDYRPYLCKSWQQMVTHRMFFSKQCNSGSSKGFTVVSCHLKRNQIVKRSFSVAECGVQF